In Oreochromis niloticus isolate F11D_XX linkage group LG18, O_niloticus_UMD_NMBU, whole genome shotgun sequence, one genomic interval encodes:
- the eif4g1a gene encoding eukaryotic translation initiation factor 4 gamma 1a isoform X2: protein MNKPPQPIAGPTSVPNPALSPGLTQAAYGPGQPPSLVFATPPPPQMNSAPQPRQFATGPRTLHQQGGYRALQSYYQNRPAMATSAPRVPGNSGPRTVAPAHVYPPGSQMMMISQPFAGSPQGYFIPSGQYRGPYMPPTQQYPVTSGTANFYTGTSPAEYPPYAGAYYPTPPQYPPSVQPSAVMLSAQQQLQVPPPQQAPAQSQGLMKRERRPITIRDPNQGGRDITHEILSGVMSSTTPTPQAPDASPAQVNGEIAQPVIAQTSRDDNTERPTSAETPPSLAAGNAEPVLESKQEVDSQIVPSTELAAQSVAPVATTEVPSTLIKDQQSPPSLPPGATLTTTPAEAVNKVSTTVSDTVDAPVATSQSSEAPEAPVKIEEPPAAPAQAEKAPEKEESKTEEVKKLEKEEQVATTKLEPAAEVAATDSSNLEEERKNKEEMATKTATEVSQPPPPAREPAAPQTQNTVPRSTPEPESTQVEAAEPVLPNGLPQETEELPKDNAISDTTPHKQPDASQSQESTPMAKTATAAQEVKEEAEEKKEEEECKKKSEDTPPASVSCPEESTMQAATSVPKKKKNMKEFNKKEAIGNLLDAFTEEQGAKPASEPMPTQANPPAPAPAPAEPPVEVADETWEQKEDKQNAEPDKSKATPEPTEQKYQYKQEQWKPINPEDKKRYDREFLLGCQFISASMHKPEGLPVISDVVLDKVNKTPLRPADPSRLMNTGPDFTPSYLGNLGSRSVGGPRGPPSGPRRSQTKKIITSMSLNDDVQLSKAEKAWKPSVKKATRGRVDEPEEEDPEQAKTRELFKRLRSILNKLTPQKFQELMKQVTELTIDTEERLKGAIDLIFEKAISEPNFSVAYANMCRCLMGLKVPTSDKPGVFVNFRKLLLNRCQKEFEKDQDDDEIFERKQKELDAAKDGEERERFRVELEEARDKARRRSLGNIKFIGELFKLKMLTEPIMHDCVVKLLKNHDEESLECLCRLLSTIGKDLDFEKAKPRMDQYFNQMDKIIKERKTSSRIRFMLQDVLDLRKNNWVPRRGDQGPKTIDQIHKEAEMEEHREQMKVQQQLMSKKESRDRFTGNMGSRGPHTPGGGRTSQPQDEGWNTVPISKNRPIDTTRLSKITKPGAMDFNNQLLAPGGKGMWGSWGKGSSGGTGAKPASGDQDSGRPGTSTLNRFSALQSGSLMSSTDSDRRVPQRSSSSRERGSNRDRSDRNRDRFDRFDRSEGREANQITKRSFSRESQERGGRGGDGRASTESVRRVASMTESRDRGSRDRGSRDRESRDRGSRDRGSRDKGSDFVPVKRESAPTPPPSLPKPALTEEEVEKKSHAIIEEYLHINDVKEALQCVVELNSTSLLYVFVRNGLESTLERSTIAREHMGLLLHQLLKAGTLPTQQYYKGLLEILEVAEDMAIDIPHIWLYLAELITPMLHEGGLPMGQLFREISKPLVPLGKAGVLLVQILKLLCKEKTPKKVGALWTEAGLNWNDFLPKDEDVNKFVTDQKVEFTMGEEMEPKEASKKKVLSGEEISKQLDRLLQDKANNQRIRDWIEANLDEQQTASNQFVRALMTSVCQSAIICDNPYKVDAQQIGQRASLLQRYLYDEQKELQALYALQALMVHMEQPANLLRMFFDALYDEDVIKEEAFYEWESSKDPAEQTGKGVALKSVTGFFTWLREAEEESDKE, encoded by the exons ATGAACAAACCACCACAGCCTATAGCGGGACCCACTTCTGTCCCCAATCCTGCCCTTTCCCCTGGATTGACACAG GCTGCCTACGGCCCTGGACAGCCACCTTCTCTTGTTTTTGCAACCCCTCCACCTCCACAAATGAACTCTGCACCACAGCCAAGACAG TTTGCTACTGGGCCCCGTACTTTACATCAACAG GGTGGATACAGAGCATTACAG agctACTATCAGAACCGACCCGCCATGGCCACCAGTGCTCCAAGGGTACCGGGAAATAGTGGCCCTCGAACTGTTGCACCGGCTCATGTCTACCCACCCGGCTCacaaatgatgatgatttcCCAGCCTTTTGCTGGCTCTCCTCAAGGCTACTTCATTCCCTCTGGACAG TACCGAGGTCCATACATGCCTCCTACCCAGCAGTATCCTGTGACCAGCGGCACAGCAAACTTCTATACTGGAACTAGCCCTGCTGAATACCCTCCTTATG ctggAGCATACTATCCAACTCCGCCTCAGTACCCCCCATCTGTCCAGCCTTCAGCGGTCATGCTGTCCGCCCAGCAACAGCTACAAGTCCCGCCTCCTCAGCAAGCCCCTGCACAGTCACAAGGCCTAATGAAGAGAGAACGCAGACCG ATAACAATACGAGACCCCAACCAGGGCGGGCGCGATATCACGCACGAGATCCTGTCGGGTGTAATGTCCTCCACCACACCGACACCACAG GCACCAGATGCAAGTCCTGCACAGGTCAATGGGGAAATTGCCCAGCCTGTGATTGCACAGACGAGCAGAG ATGACAACACAGAGCGTCCTACTAGTGCTGAAACCCCTCCTTCTCTTGCTGCGGGAAACGCCGAGCCTGTGTTGGAgagcaaacaggaagtggatAGCCAAATAGTGCCGTCTACTGAGTTAGCTGCACAATCTGTAGCCCCCGTAGCTACTACTGAGGTGCCATCCACACTGATAAAGGACCAGCAGTCTCCTCCTTCCCTTCCTCCAGGAGCAACGTTGACCACTACTCCTGCTGAGGCAGTAAATAAAGTCAGCACTACCGTTTCTGATACAGTAGATGCTCCTGTTGCAACCTCACAGTCTTCAGAAGCACCAGAAGCCCCTGTGAAAATAGAGGAACCACCGGCTGCTCCAGCTCAAGCTGAGAAGGCTCCAGAAAAGGAAGAATCCAAAACGGAGGAAGTGAAGAAGCTGGAAAAAGAAGAGCAGGTGGCCACCACGAAGTTGGAGCCTGCAGCTGAGGTTGCAGCAACAGATTCTTCCAACcttgaagaagaaagaaagaataaagaagaaatgGCTACAAAAACGGCAACTGAAGTCTCCCAGCCTCCCCCACCTGCACGGGAGCCTGCTGCCCCACAGACCCAGAACACCGTTCCGCGCTCTACACCCGAACCTGAATCCACACAAGTTGAGGCAGCAGAGCCTGTTCTCCCCAACGGCCTTCCTCAGGAGACCGAAGAACTGCCCAAGGATAATGCAATTTCAGACACTACGCCCCACAAACAGCCAGACGCTTCTCAATCTCAGGAATCCACACCTATGGCtaaaacagcaacagcagcccaggaggtgaaagaggaggctgaagagaagaaggaggaggaagagtgcAAGAAGAAAAGTGAGGATACCCCTCCTGCCTCTGTTAGCTGCCCAGAAGAATCTACTATGCAAG CTGCTACGTCTGtgccaaagaagaaaaagaacatgAAAGAGTTTAACAAGAAGGAGGCCATTGGTAATCTCCTGGATGCCTTCACAGAG gAGCAGGGTGCTAAGCCTGCCTCTGAACCCATGCCCACTCAGGCCAACCctccagctccagctccagCGCCAGCTGAACCTCCTGTCGAAGTGGCAGATGAGACCTGGGAGCAGAAAGAGGACAAGCAGAATGCAGAACCTGACAAGTCTAAAGCTACACCTGAGCCAACTGAGCAGAAATACCAGTACAAACAAG AACAATGGAAGCCGATAAACCCGGAGGACAAGAAGCGGTACGACAGGGAGTTCCTCCTGGGCTGCCAGTTCATCAGCGCCAGTATGCACAAGCCTGAGGGCCTGCCTGTCATCAGTGATGTGGTGCTGGATAAG gtgaacaagaCTCCACTACGACCTGCTGACCCATCTCGCCTGATGAACACTGGTCCTGATTTTACTCCCTCATATTTAGGGAACCTTGGGAGCAGATCAGTGGGAGGACCTCGTGGCCCG CCATCCGGGCCCCGTCGCTCTCAAACCAAAAAAATTATCACCAGCATGTCGCTAAATGACGACGTGCAGCTCAGCAAGGCTGAGAAGGCCTGGAAGCCCTCTGTGAAAAAGGCCACTCGTGGCCGTGTTGATGAGCCTGAAGAGGAAGACCCAGAACAGGCCAAGACTCGAGAGCTGTTCAAGCGTCTGCGGAGCATCCTCAACAAGCTGACGCCACAGAAGTTTCAGGAGCTGATGAAACAAGTGACAGAGCTGACGATAGACACGGAGGAGAGGCTGAAGGGAGCCATTGACCTGATCTTTGAGAAGGCCATCTCAGAGCCCAACTTCTCTGTGGCCTACGCCAACATGTGCCGCTGCCTTATGGGG CTGAAAGTCCCCACTTCAGACAAGCCAGGAGTTTTTGTGAACTTCCGCAAACTGCTGCTCAACCGCTGCCAGAAAGAGTTTGAGAAGGACCAGGATGATGATGAGATCTTTGAGAGAAAGCAAAAGGAGTTGGACGCTGCCAAAGAC GGTGAGGAGCGTGAGCGCTTCAGGGTGGAGCTGGAGGAGGCCAGAGATAAAGCTCGACGCCGCTCACTGGGCAACATAAAGTTCATTGGTGAACTGTTCAAGCTTAAGATGCTGACAGAGCCAATCATGCACGACTGTGTCGTGAAACTACTTAAGAATCATGATGAGGAGTCTCTCGAGTGTCTCTGCAGACTGCTGTCCACTATTGGTAAAGACCTGGACTTTGAGAAGGCAAAG CCTCGCATGGATCAGTATTTTAATCAGATGGACAAGATCATTAAAGAGAGAAAGACTTCATCAAGAATCCGCTTCATGCTGCAAGATGTTTTGGACCTCAGAAAG AATAACTGGGTGCCTCGTAGAGGAGACCAGGGTCCTAAGACAATTGATCAGATTCACAAGGAAGCAgagatggaggagcacagggaACAGATGAAAGTCCAGCAGCAGCTCATGTCCAAGAAGGAAAGCAGAGACAGGTTCACAGGAAACATGGGCAGCCGAGGCCCTCACACACCAGGAGGTGGCCGGACCAGCCAGCCTCAGGATGAGGGGTGGAACACAGTCCCCATCTCCAAGAACAGACCCATCGACACCACCCGCCTAAGCAAGATCACAAAG CCTGGTGCTATGGATTTCAACAACCAGCTGTTGGCTCCGGGTGGCAAAGGCATGTGGGGCAGCTGGGGAAAAGGCAGCAGCGGAGGAACTGGAGCTAAACCAGCGAGTGGAGACCAGG ACTCTGGGCGTCCGGGTACCAGCACTCTCAACCGCTTCTCTGCCCTACAGTCTGGGTCATTGATGTCTTCAACAGACTCTGATCGCAGAGTTCCTCAAAG GTCGAGTTCAAGCCGCGAACGCGGGAGCAACAGGGACAGGAGCGACCGCAACAGGGATCGATTTGACAGATTCGATCGCAGCGAAGGACGGGAAGCGAACCAAATCACCAAGAGAAGCTTCAGCAGAGAGTCGCAAGAGCGCGGCGGGAGGGGAGGAGACGGCAGGGCTTCAACTGAATCTGTGCGCCGCGTCGCCAGCATGACAGAGAGTCGGGACAGAGGAAGCAGGGATCGGGGAAGCAGAGACAGGGAAAGCAGAGACCGAGGAAGCAGAGACAGAGGAAGTCGGGACAAGGGTAGTGACTTCGTCCCAG TTAAGCGTGAGAGCGCTCCCActcctcctccatctctccCCAAGCCTGCTTTGACTGAAGAGGAAGTGGAGAAGAAGTCGCATGCCATCATTGAAGAATACCTCCACATCAATGATGTCAAG GAGGCATTGCAGTGTGTGGTGGAGCTCAATAGCACATCGCTGCTGTACGTGTTTGTGCGGAACGGCTTGGAGTCGACGCTTGAACGAAGCACCATCGCTCGGGAACACATGGGCCTGTTGCTGCACCAGCTTTTAAAGGCAGGGACTTTGCCCACGCAGCAGTACTACAAAGG GCTACTAGAGATTCTGGAGGTAGCAGAAGACATGGCCATAGATATACCTCACATCTGGCTCTACCTGGCTGAGCTTATTACTCCTATGCTCCACGAGGGAGGACTCCCTATGGGACAGCTGTTCAG GGAGATCTCAAAGCCTCTTGTGCCTCTGGGGAAGGCCGGCGTGCTGCTGGTACAGATCCTCAAGTTGCTTTGTAAAGAAAAG ACCCCCAAGAAGGTCGGGGCTTTGTGGACAGAGGCTGGGCTGAATTGGAACGACTTCTTGCCCAAAGATGAAGACGTCAACAAGTTTGTCACCGATCAG AAAGTGGAGTTCACCATGGGAGAGGAGATGGAGCCGAAAGAGGCCAGTAAGAAGAAGGTCCTCAGCGGAGAGGAGATCAGCAaacagctggacagactcctcCAGGACAAGGCCAACAATCAACGCATCAGAGACTGGATTGAG GCTAACTTGGATGAGCAGCAGACTGCTTCGAACCAGTTTGTACGAGCATTGATGACATCAGTGTGCCAGTCTGCTATCATAT GTGACAACCCGTACAAGGTGGATGCACAGCAGATCGGCCAGAGAGCCTCTCTGCTGCAGAGATACCTGTACGACGAGCAGAAAGAGCTGCAGGCCCTGTACGCCCTCCAGGCTCTGATGGTGCACATGGAGCAGCCTGCAA ACCTGCTGCGGATGTTCTTCGACGCCTTGTATGATGAGGACGTCATTAAAGAGGAGGCCTTCTATGAATGGGAATCCAGCAAAGACCCCGCAGAGCAGACGGGCAAAGGCGTGGCCTTGAAGTCGGTCACCGGTTTCTTCACCTGGCTCCGCGAGGCCGAGGAGGAATCTGACAAGGAGTAA
- the eif4g1a gene encoding eukaryotic translation initiation factor 4 gamma 1a isoform X1 — translation MNKPPQPIAGPTSVPNPALSPGLTQAAYGPGQPPSLVFATPPPPQMNSAPQPRQFATGPRTLHQQGGYRALQSYYQNRPAMATSAPRVPGNSGPRTVAPAHVYPPGSQMMMISQPFAGSPQGYFIPSGQYRGPYMPPTQQYPVTSGTANFYTGTSPAEYPPYAGAYYPTPPQYPPSVQPSAVMLSAQQQLQVPPPQQAPAQSQGLMKRERRPVITIRDPNQGGRDITHEILSGVMSSTTPTPQAPDASPAQVNGEIAQPVIAQTSRDDNTERPTSAETPPSLAAGNAEPVLESKQEVDSQIVPSTELAAQSVAPVATTEVPSTLIKDQQSPPSLPPGATLTTTPAEAVNKVSTTVSDTVDAPVATSQSSEAPEAPVKIEEPPAAPAQAEKAPEKEESKTEEVKKLEKEEQVATTKLEPAAEVAATDSSNLEEERKNKEEMATKTATEVSQPPPPAREPAAPQTQNTVPRSTPEPESTQVEAAEPVLPNGLPQETEELPKDNAISDTTPHKQPDASQSQESTPMAKTATAAQEVKEEAEEKKEEEECKKKSEDTPPASVSCPEESTMQAATSVPKKKKNMKEFNKKEAIGNLLDAFTEEQGAKPASEPMPTQANPPAPAPAPAEPPVEVADETWEQKEDKQNAEPDKSKATPEPTEQKYQYKQEQWKPINPEDKKRYDREFLLGCQFISASMHKPEGLPVISDVVLDKVNKTPLRPADPSRLMNTGPDFTPSYLGNLGSRSVGGPRGPPSGPRRSQTKKIITSMSLNDDVQLSKAEKAWKPSVKKATRGRVDEPEEEDPEQAKTRELFKRLRSILNKLTPQKFQELMKQVTELTIDTEERLKGAIDLIFEKAISEPNFSVAYANMCRCLMGLKVPTSDKPGVFVNFRKLLLNRCQKEFEKDQDDDEIFERKQKELDAAKDGEERERFRVELEEARDKARRRSLGNIKFIGELFKLKMLTEPIMHDCVVKLLKNHDEESLECLCRLLSTIGKDLDFEKAKPRMDQYFNQMDKIIKERKTSSRIRFMLQDVLDLRKNNWVPRRGDQGPKTIDQIHKEAEMEEHREQMKVQQQLMSKKESRDRFTGNMGSRGPHTPGGGRTSQPQDEGWNTVPISKNRPIDTTRLSKITKPGAMDFNNQLLAPGGKGMWGSWGKGSSGGTGAKPASGDQDSGRPGTSTLNRFSALQSGSLMSSTDSDRRVPQRSSSSRERGSNRDRSDRNRDRFDRFDRSEGREANQITKRSFSRESQERGGRGGDGRASTESVRRVASMTESRDRGSRDRGSRDRESRDRGSRDRGSRDKGSDFVPVKRESAPTPPPSLPKPALTEEEVEKKSHAIIEEYLHINDVKEALQCVVELNSTSLLYVFVRNGLESTLERSTIAREHMGLLLHQLLKAGTLPTQQYYKGLLEILEVAEDMAIDIPHIWLYLAELITPMLHEGGLPMGQLFREISKPLVPLGKAGVLLVQILKLLCKEKTPKKVGALWTEAGLNWNDFLPKDEDVNKFVTDQKVEFTMGEEMEPKEASKKKVLSGEEISKQLDRLLQDKANNQRIRDWIEANLDEQQTASNQFVRALMTSVCQSAIICDNPYKVDAQQIGQRASLLQRYLYDEQKELQALYALQALMVHMEQPANLLRMFFDALYDEDVIKEEAFYEWESSKDPAEQTGKGVALKSVTGFFTWLREAEEESDKE, via the exons ATGAACAAACCACCACAGCCTATAGCGGGACCCACTTCTGTCCCCAATCCTGCCCTTTCCCCTGGATTGACACAG GCTGCCTACGGCCCTGGACAGCCACCTTCTCTTGTTTTTGCAACCCCTCCACCTCCACAAATGAACTCTGCACCACAGCCAAGACAG TTTGCTACTGGGCCCCGTACTTTACATCAACAG GGTGGATACAGAGCATTACAG agctACTATCAGAACCGACCCGCCATGGCCACCAGTGCTCCAAGGGTACCGGGAAATAGTGGCCCTCGAACTGTTGCACCGGCTCATGTCTACCCACCCGGCTCacaaatgatgatgatttcCCAGCCTTTTGCTGGCTCTCCTCAAGGCTACTTCATTCCCTCTGGACAG TACCGAGGTCCATACATGCCTCCTACCCAGCAGTATCCTGTGACCAGCGGCACAGCAAACTTCTATACTGGAACTAGCCCTGCTGAATACCCTCCTTATG ctggAGCATACTATCCAACTCCGCCTCAGTACCCCCCATCTGTCCAGCCTTCAGCGGTCATGCTGTCCGCCCAGCAACAGCTACAAGTCCCGCCTCCTCAGCAAGCCCCTGCACAGTCACAAGGCCTAATGAAGAGAGAACGCAGACCGGTA ATAACAATACGAGACCCCAACCAGGGCGGGCGCGATATCACGCACGAGATCCTGTCGGGTGTAATGTCCTCCACCACACCGACACCACAG GCACCAGATGCAAGTCCTGCACAGGTCAATGGGGAAATTGCCCAGCCTGTGATTGCACAGACGAGCAGAG ATGACAACACAGAGCGTCCTACTAGTGCTGAAACCCCTCCTTCTCTTGCTGCGGGAAACGCCGAGCCTGTGTTGGAgagcaaacaggaagtggatAGCCAAATAGTGCCGTCTACTGAGTTAGCTGCACAATCTGTAGCCCCCGTAGCTACTACTGAGGTGCCATCCACACTGATAAAGGACCAGCAGTCTCCTCCTTCCCTTCCTCCAGGAGCAACGTTGACCACTACTCCTGCTGAGGCAGTAAATAAAGTCAGCACTACCGTTTCTGATACAGTAGATGCTCCTGTTGCAACCTCACAGTCTTCAGAAGCACCAGAAGCCCCTGTGAAAATAGAGGAACCACCGGCTGCTCCAGCTCAAGCTGAGAAGGCTCCAGAAAAGGAAGAATCCAAAACGGAGGAAGTGAAGAAGCTGGAAAAAGAAGAGCAGGTGGCCACCACGAAGTTGGAGCCTGCAGCTGAGGTTGCAGCAACAGATTCTTCCAACcttgaagaagaaagaaagaataaagaagaaatgGCTACAAAAACGGCAACTGAAGTCTCCCAGCCTCCCCCACCTGCACGGGAGCCTGCTGCCCCACAGACCCAGAACACCGTTCCGCGCTCTACACCCGAACCTGAATCCACACAAGTTGAGGCAGCAGAGCCTGTTCTCCCCAACGGCCTTCCTCAGGAGACCGAAGAACTGCCCAAGGATAATGCAATTTCAGACACTACGCCCCACAAACAGCCAGACGCTTCTCAATCTCAGGAATCCACACCTATGGCtaaaacagcaacagcagcccaggaggtgaaagaggaggctgaagagaagaaggaggaggaagagtgcAAGAAGAAAAGTGAGGATACCCCTCCTGCCTCTGTTAGCTGCCCAGAAGAATCTACTATGCAAG CTGCTACGTCTGtgccaaagaagaaaaagaacatgAAAGAGTTTAACAAGAAGGAGGCCATTGGTAATCTCCTGGATGCCTTCACAGAG gAGCAGGGTGCTAAGCCTGCCTCTGAACCCATGCCCACTCAGGCCAACCctccagctccagctccagCGCCAGCTGAACCTCCTGTCGAAGTGGCAGATGAGACCTGGGAGCAGAAAGAGGACAAGCAGAATGCAGAACCTGACAAGTCTAAAGCTACACCTGAGCCAACTGAGCAGAAATACCAGTACAAACAAG AACAATGGAAGCCGATAAACCCGGAGGACAAGAAGCGGTACGACAGGGAGTTCCTCCTGGGCTGCCAGTTCATCAGCGCCAGTATGCACAAGCCTGAGGGCCTGCCTGTCATCAGTGATGTGGTGCTGGATAAG gtgaacaagaCTCCACTACGACCTGCTGACCCATCTCGCCTGATGAACACTGGTCCTGATTTTACTCCCTCATATTTAGGGAACCTTGGGAGCAGATCAGTGGGAGGACCTCGTGGCCCG CCATCCGGGCCCCGTCGCTCTCAAACCAAAAAAATTATCACCAGCATGTCGCTAAATGACGACGTGCAGCTCAGCAAGGCTGAGAAGGCCTGGAAGCCCTCTGTGAAAAAGGCCACTCGTGGCCGTGTTGATGAGCCTGAAGAGGAAGACCCAGAACAGGCCAAGACTCGAGAGCTGTTCAAGCGTCTGCGGAGCATCCTCAACAAGCTGACGCCACAGAAGTTTCAGGAGCTGATGAAACAAGTGACAGAGCTGACGATAGACACGGAGGAGAGGCTGAAGGGAGCCATTGACCTGATCTTTGAGAAGGCCATCTCAGAGCCCAACTTCTCTGTGGCCTACGCCAACATGTGCCGCTGCCTTATGGGG CTGAAAGTCCCCACTTCAGACAAGCCAGGAGTTTTTGTGAACTTCCGCAAACTGCTGCTCAACCGCTGCCAGAAAGAGTTTGAGAAGGACCAGGATGATGATGAGATCTTTGAGAGAAAGCAAAAGGAGTTGGACGCTGCCAAAGAC GGTGAGGAGCGTGAGCGCTTCAGGGTGGAGCTGGAGGAGGCCAGAGATAAAGCTCGACGCCGCTCACTGGGCAACATAAAGTTCATTGGTGAACTGTTCAAGCTTAAGATGCTGACAGAGCCAATCATGCACGACTGTGTCGTGAAACTACTTAAGAATCATGATGAGGAGTCTCTCGAGTGTCTCTGCAGACTGCTGTCCACTATTGGTAAAGACCTGGACTTTGAGAAGGCAAAG CCTCGCATGGATCAGTATTTTAATCAGATGGACAAGATCATTAAAGAGAGAAAGACTTCATCAAGAATCCGCTTCATGCTGCAAGATGTTTTGGACCTCAGAAAG AATAACTGGGTGCCTCGTAGAGGAGACCAGGGTCCTAAGACAATTGATCAGATTCACAAGGAAGCAgagatggaggagcacagggaACAGATGAAAGTCCAGCAGCAGCTCATGTCCAAGAAGGAAAGCAGAGACAGGTTCACAGGAAACATGGGCAGCCGAGGCCCTCACACACCAGGAGGTGGCCGGACCAGCCAGCCTCAGGATGAGGGGTGGAACACAGTCCCCATCTCCAAGAACAGACCCATCGACACCACCCGCCTAAGCAAGATCACAAAG CCTGGTGCTATGGATTTCAACAACCAGCTGTTGGCTCCGGGTGGCAAAGGCATGTGGGGCAGCTGGGGAAAAGGCAGCAGCGGAGGAACTGGAGCTAAACCAGCGAGTGGAGACCAGG ACTCTGGGCGTCCGGGTACCAGCACTCTCAACCGCTTCTCTGCCCTACAGTCTGGGTCATTGATGTCTTCAACAGACTCTGATCGCAGAGTTCCTCAAAG GTCGAGTTCAAGCCGCGAACGCGGGAGCAACAGGGACAGGAGCGACCGCAACAGGGATCGATTTGACAGATTCGATCGCAGCGAAGGACGGGAAGCGAACCAAATCACCAAGAGAAGCTTCAGCAGAGAGTCGCAAGAGCGCGGCGGGAGGGGAGGAGACGGCAGGGCTTCAACTGAATCTGTGCGCCGCGTCGCCAGCATGACAGAGAGTCGGGACAGAGGAAGCAGGGATCGGGGAAGCAGAGACAGGGAAAGCAGAGACCGAGGAAGCAGAGACAGAGGAAGTCGGGACAAGGGTAGTGACTTCGTCCCAG TTAAGCGTGAGAGCGCTCCCActcctcctccatctctccCCAAGCCTGCTTTGACTGAAGAGGAAGTGGAGAAGAAGTCGCATGCCATCATTGAAGAATACCTCCACATCAATGATGTCAAG GAGGCATTGCAGTGTGTGGTGGAGCTCAATAGCACATCGCTGCTGTACGTGTTTGTGCGGAACGGCTTGGAGTCGACGCTTGAACGAAGCACCATCGCTCGGGAACACATGGGCCTGTTGCTGCACCAGCTTTTAAAGGCAGGGACTTTGCCCACGCAGCAGTACTACAAAGG GCTACTAGAGATTCTGGAGGTAGCAGAAGACATGGCCATAGATATACCTCACATCTGGCTCTACCTGGCTGAGCTTATTACTCCTATGCTCCACGAGGGAGGACTCCCTATGGGACAGCTGTTCAG GGAGATCTCAAAGCCTCTTGTGCCTCTGGGGAAGGCCGGCGTGCTGCTGGTACAGATCCTCAAGTTGCTTTGTAAAGAAAAG ACCCCCAAGAAGGTCGGGGCTTTGTGGACAGAGGCTGGGCTGAATTGGAACGACTTCTTGCCCAAAGATGAAGACGTCAACAAGTTTGTCACCGATCAG AAAGTGGAGTTCACCATGGGAGAGGAGATGGAGCCGAAAGAGGCCAGTAAGAAGAAGGTCCTCAGCGGAGAGGAGATCAGCAaacagctggacagactcctcCAGGACAAGGCCAACAATCAACGCATCAGAGACTGGATTGAG GCTAACTTGGATGAGCAGCAGACTGCTTCGAACCAGTTTGTACGAGCATTGATGACATCAGTGTGCCAGTCTGCTATCATAT GTGACAACCCGTACAAGGTGGATGCACAGCAGATCGGCCAGAGAGCCTCTCTGCTGCAGAGATACCTGTACGACGAGCAGAAAGAGCTGCAGGCCCTGTACGCCCTCCAGGCTCTGATGGTGCACATGGAGCAGCCTGCAA ACCTGCTGCGGATGTTCTTCGACGCCTTGTATGATGAGGACGTCATTAAAGAGGAGGCCTTCTATGAATGGGAATCCAGCAAAGACCCCGCAGAGCAGACGGGCAAAGGCGTGGCCTTGAAGTCGGTCACCGGTTTCTTCACCTGGCTCCGCGAGGCCGAGGAGGAATCTGACAAGGAGTAA